A single window of Sphingobacterium sp. ML3W DNA harbors:
- a CDS encoding carboxypeptidase-like regulatory domain-containing protein, whose protein sequence is MNSFKLIILMSLMIGCSPRVYTVRQSIVGYVYDQQHRPLKDVQISFAGNHPFSHLPMKTNENGQFIIPALQFKRYKDVIAVQNGISREIILFKEGFVIDTVSLESTAYYRNVRIADTIQRELVKIKNIN, encoded by the coding sequence ATGAATAGCTTCAAATTGATCATCCTGATGAGTCTGATGATCGGTTGTTCACCAAGGGTCTATACGGTACGACAATCTATTGTGGGCTATGTTTATGACCAACAACACCGCCCTTTGAAAGATGTGCAGATTAGTTTTGCAGGTAATCATCCTTTTTCACACCTGCCAATGAAAACCAATGAAAATGGACAGTTTATAATTCCCGCCCTTCAATTCAAAAGGTATAAAGATGTTATAGCAGTTCAAAATGGTATTTCCAGAGAAATTATTTTGTTTAAAGAAGGTTTTGTAATCGACACTGTTTCATTAGAAAGCACAGCTTACTACCGCAATGTGCGGATAGCGGATACCATACAACGGGAACTTGTGAAAATTAAAAATATAAATTAA
- a CDS encoding DUF2931 family protein, which yields MSQNVTNAIEEYDWQETISCPPGYPVDVYEGGLESDKGSTSLYLGTHTGASGWGHTGGSMSSGIKPLPNRLDVVWLSYAEDTFYHIDTKLDVDKIHSLFEEGYLDSFTKKKTTYTTIVVGFAPGGVVVIWLFGSGKQVEVSRHEGKKIVISEQEIAKLDSHEKLLFNAEYRKSIMLNEKIVPLELREANKNKPIPFGLWDTYRKKYNWKPSYSIPNGGEAINSYFIFVNGEQEELTDETFENIDFGLRAIPRTMNLGWRDFTGQRYGGSVIFNEQETTKAYQSLYKNTAVKSAELIFKVNESNTSVVVLLKAEEREIVLRETKIEIFKSSKK from the coding sequence ATGAGCCAAAATGTAACTAATGCTATTGAAGAGTATGATTGGCAAGAAACTATCTCTTGTCCACCCGGATATCCGGTTGACGTTTATGAAGGTGGATTAGAATCCGATAAAGGTTCCACAAGTCTTTATTTGGGTACGCACACTGGAGCTTCGGGCTGGGGGCATACAGGCGGTAGTATGAGCTCAGGAATAAAACCTTTGCCCAATCGACTTGATGTGGTATGGCTTTCTTATGCAGAAGATACTTTTTATCATATTGATACCAAACTGGATGTGGATAAAATACATTCCTTATTTGAAGAAGGCTATTTGGATAGCTTTACAAAGAAAAAAACGACCTATACCACTATAGTAGTTGGTTTTGCTCCTGGAGGAGTTGTTGTTATATGGCTTTTTGGATCAGGAAAGCAAGTTGAAGTAAGTAGACATGAAGGCAAAAAAATCGTTATATCGGAACAAGAAATAGCCAAATTAGATAGCCATGAAAAATTATTGTTCAATGCAGAGTATCGTAAATCCATTATGCTTAATGAAAAAATTGTTCCTCTTGAGCTACGAGAAGCAAACAAAAATAAACCTATACCTTTTGGGCTATGGGATACCTATCGGAAAAAATACAATTGGAAACCAAGTTATTCAATTCCGAATGGTGGTGAAGCCATAAACTCCTATTTCATTTTTGTAAATGGCGAACAGGAGGAATTAACTGATGAAACGTTTGAAAATATCGACTTCGGTTTGCGAGCGATTCCCCGAACGATGAATTTAGGGTGGAGAGATTTTACTGGACAACGTTACGGAGGATCAGTAATTTTTAATGAGCAAGAAACTACGAAGGCTTATCAAAGTCTATATAAAAATACAGCTGTTAAAAGTGCCGAATTAATATTTAAGGTAAATGAATCAAATACTTCTGTAGTGGTATTATTAAAAGCCGAGGAAAGGGAAATTGTACTCCGTGAAACTAAAATTGAAATCTTTAAATCGAGTAAGAAGTAA
- the mobC gene encoding conjugal transfer protein MobC, protein MMQGEDDLRGLAKIMAFMRAVSILLVLMHLYWFCYGFFLERGWTLEVINKILGNFQRTAGLFSHTLYTKVFAIVLLALSCLGTKGVKNEKITWAKIYVTLGIGFVLFFLNTPLLKLSPIIGTFFYILTIGLGYIALMMAGVWISRLLKNNLMDDVFNMENESFMQETKLMENEYSVNLPTKFWYNKKEHNGWINIVNPFRATIVLGTPGSGKSYAVINNYIKQHIEKGFSMYIYDFKFDDLSTIAYNHLLKHQDKYAVKPKFYVINFDSPHKSHRCNPLNPDFMTDISDAYEAAYTIMLNLNRSWIQKQGDFFVESPIILLAAIIWFLKIYENGKYCTFPHAIELLNKKYSDLFTIMTSYPDLENYLSPFMDAWQGGAQDQLQGQIASAKIPLSRMISPQLYWVMTGDDFSLDINNPKEPKILCVGNNPDRQNIYSAALGLYNSRIVKLINKKGQLKSSVIIDELPTIYFRGLDNLIATARSNKVAVCLGFQDYSQLIRDYGDKEAKVIQNTVGNIFSGQVVGETAKSLSERFGKVLQKRQSISINRNDTSTSISTQLDSLIPASKISTLTQGLFVGAVSDNFDERIDQKIFHAEIVVDNDKVATETKAYQKIPEILSFVDENGEDNMKQEIDDNYKQIKHDIVQIIETELERIKNDPYLQHLMQQG, encoded by the coding sequence ATAATGCAGGGAGAAGACGATTTAAGAGGCTTAGCCAAAATAATGGCATTTATGAGAGCGGTCAGTATTCTATTAGTACTGATGCATCTTTATTGGTTTTGCTATGGTTTCTTTTTGGAACGTGGCTGGACATTAGAAGTAATCAATAAAATATTAGGCAATTTCCAACGAACAGCTGGTTTGTTTTCGCATACCTTATATACCAAAGTTTTTGCAATCGTATTGCTGGCTTTGAGCTGCTTGGGAACTAAAGGCGTAAAGAATGAAAAGATAACTTGGGCGAAAATTTATGTGACTTTAGGAATTGGATTTGTACTGTTCTTCCTGAACACGCCACTGTTAAAGTTATCGCCGATCATAGGCACATTCTTTTATATACTGACTATCGGCTTAGGTTATATTGCCTTGATGATGGCTGGTGTTTGGATAAGTAGATTACTGAAAAATAATCTCATGGATGATGTTTTCAATATGGAGAATGAAAGCTTTATGCAGGAAACCAAATTGATGGAAAATGAATATTCCGTAAACCTGCCGACTAAATTTTGGTATAATAAAAAGGAACACAATGGCTGGATCAATATTGTAAACCCCTTCAGAGCAACGATTGTTTTGGGAACTCCAGGTTCCGGAAAATCTTATGCCGTCATAAACAACTATATCAAGCAGCACATAGAAAAAGGATTCAGTATGTACATCTACGATTTTAAGTTCGACGACCTTTCTACTATTGCTTATAATCATTTGTTGAAACATCAGGATAAGTACGCAGTTAAACCGAAATTCTACGTTATCAATTTTGACTCCCCACACAAGAGCCATCGTTGCAATCCGCTCAATCCCGATTTCATGACTGACATTTCTGATGCTTACGAAGCAGCCTATACCATAATGCTGAATCTAAATAGAAGCTGGATTCAGAAGCAAGGCGATTTCTTTGTAGAATCTCCAATTATCCTTTTAGCGGCTATCATCTGGTTTTTGAAAATTTACGAGAATGGTAAGTATTGCACCTTTCCACACGCTATAGAATTGCTGAACAAAAAGTATTCGGATCTATTTACCATCATGACTTCTTATCCCGATTTGGAAAACTATTTATCACCCTTTATGGACGCCTGGCAAGGTGGTGCACAAGATCAGTTGCAGGGACAAATTGCTTCGGCTAAAATTCCTTTATCACGAATGATTTCCCCACAATTGTATTGGGTAATGACAGGAGATGATTTTTCATTGGACATCAATAATCCAAAAGAACCTAAAATACTTTGTGTGGGTAATAATCCCGACCGCCAAAATATCTATTCCGCAGCACTGGGATTATACAATTCCAGAATTGTAAAGCTTATCAACAAGAAAGGACAACTCAAAAGTTCGGTTATTATAGACGAGTTACCTACGATTTATTTCAGAGGATTAGACAATTTAATTGCTACAGCACGTAGTAATAAAGTAGCGGTTTGTTTAGGTTTTCAGGATTATTCTCAATTAATACGGGATTATGGAGACAAAGAAGCCAAGGTTATCCAAAATACAGTCGGTAATATTTTCAGTGGTCAGGTAGTCGGTGAAACGGCAAAAAGTCTATCGGAACGTTTTGGGAAAGTACTGCAAAAGCGTCAGAGCATATCGATCAACAGAAACGATACATCAACTTCTATTTCCACACAGTTAGACAGCTTGATCCCAGCTTCCAAAATCTCAACACTCACACAAGGTCTTTTTGTAGGTGCTGTTTCCGATAACTTCGATGAACGTATCGATCAAAAAATCTTTCATGCTGAAATCGTGGTCGATAATGACAAAGTAGCAACTGAAACCAAAGCTTATCAAAAGATACCAGAAATTTTATCCTTCGTCGATGAAAATGGAGAAGACAATATGAAACAGGAAATTGATGACAATTATAAACAGATCAAGCATGACATAGTTCAGATTATTGAAACGGAATTGGAGCGCATTAAGAATGATCCTTACTTACAGCATTTGATGCAGCAAGGGTAA
- the mobB gene encoding conjugal transfer protein MobB yields MIAKIGKSSNLYGALAYNQLKVENENGLILFANKMIETPSGLYSVAQLTQSFEPYLIANRNTEKHTLHISLNPDPKDVVSDEKFREMAEEYMREMGYGEQPFIVFKHTDIDRTHIHIVSVCVDEEGKKISDKFEKRRSMNVCRELERKHHLTPATDKERQQNDKIFHPVDYKAGDIKSQIASVIRHLPKYYQFQTLGEYNALLSLFNITTEKVTGELQGKLQQGLLYFALNNKGEKVSHPFKASLFGKDTGISALELHLEKSKETLKNHTSKPIIKAAVVIALQATNVEQSFKKQLAEQGINVMVRRNDSGRIYGITFIDQNSKTVWNGSRLGKELSANIFNDYWNNNIKPEFKEPDQAQQKVSQSDDEEDLPVEKPHQLFDFLNTEKHEDGLIEALGGLLPDAQGEDYEEQDFANKMKKKRKRQSK; encoded by the coding sequence ATGATAGCAAAGATCGGTAAAAGTAGCAATTTATACGGTGCATTAGCATACAATCAACTCAAAGTGGAGAATGAAAACGGACTGATTTTGTTTGCCAATAAGATGATTGAAACACCCAGTGGACTGTATTCTGTAGCACAATTAACCCAATCTTTTGAACCTTATCTCATCGCAAATCGAAATACCGAAAAGCATACGTTACATATTTCACTCAATCCCGACCCGAAAGATGTGGTGAGTGATGAGAAGTTTAGGGAAATGGCGGAGGAATATATGCGTGAAATGGGTTACGGCGAACAGCCTTTTATTGTCTTTAAACATACTGATATAGATCGTACCCATATTCATATTGTATCGGTTTGTGTGGATGAAGAAGGCAAAAAGATTTCAGATAAATTTGAGAAAAGAAGGTCTATGAATGTGTGTCGTGAACTCGAAAGGAAACACCATTTAACCCCAGCAACAGATAAGGAGCGACAGCAGAATGACAAAATCTTTCATCCTGTGGATTATAAAGCTGGCGATATAAAAAGTCAAATCGCCTCGGTTATTCGGCATCTACCTAAATATTATCAATTTCAAACTTTAGGTGAATACAATGCTTTGCTATCGCTGTTCAATATTACTACGGAAAAAGTGACAGGCGAACTACAAGGTAAACTCCAACAAGGTCTATTATATTTCGCATTGAACAATAAAGGTGAAAAAGTAAGTCATCCTTTCAAAGCTTCCTTATTTGGAAAAGATACTGGAATTTCGGCATTGGAATTACATCTTGAAAAATCGAAAGAAACCTTAAAAAATCACACCTCAAAACCAATAATCAAAGCTGCTGTTGTAATAGCTCTGCAAGCTACAAATGTTGAACAGTCTTTTAAAAAGCAATTAGCCGAACAGGGTATTAATGTTATGGTTCGGCGGAACGACTCAGGACGTATTTACGGAATAACTTTTATTGACCAAAATTCGAAAACGGTTTGGAATGGTTCCCGTTTGGGGAAGGAGCTTTCTGCCAATATCTTTAATGATTATTGGAATAATAATATTAAACCCGAATTTAAAGAACCTGACCAAGCTCAACAAAAAGTATCACAGTCAGACGATGAAGAGGATTTACCCGTAGAAAAACCTCATCAATTATTCGATTTCTTAAATACTGAAAAACACGAAGATGGACTGATTGAAGCATTGGGTGGTTTACTGCCCGATGCACAGGGCGAAGATTACGAGGAGCAAGATTTTGCTAATAAGATGAAGAAAAAACGGAAACGCCAATCCAAATAA
- the mobA gene encoding conjugal transfer protein MobA — MIEKNKRQLKKSGGRPPKMNPAKIRYSISFNEEEHAQFLTLFDQSAMLIKAHFITSCIFEKTVKTIQIDKGTVDFYMRLTSFHSQFRSVGVNYNQVVKLLYKNFSEKKAAAYLYKLEKQTVEMAVLCQKIIQITEEFEAKYLKKQPEK; from the coding sequence ATGATTGAGAAAAATAAAAGACAGTTAAAAAAATCAGGAGGAAGACCTCCTAAGATGAATCCAGCGAAAATTCGATATTCAATTTCCTTTAACGAGGAAGAACACGCACAGTTTCTTACCTTATTTGACCAATCAGCTATGCTGATAAAAGCACATTTTATCACATCCTGTATCTTTGAAAAGACGGTAAAGACGATACAAATAGACAAAGGAACGGTTGATTTCTATATGCGATTGACTTCGTTTCACAGTCAATTTCGTTCCGTTGGCGTGAATTATAACCAGGTCGTAAAGCTATTGTACAAGAATTTTTCGGAGAAAAAGGCAGCGGCTTATCTCTACAAATTAGAAAAACAAACGGTTGAAATGGCGGTATTATGTCAAAAAATCATTCAGATCACGGAGGAATTTGAAGCAAAATACTTGAAAAAACAACCTGAGAAATGA
- a CDS encoding IS4 family transposase: MVNLNVFSQILSLIDRELFKVLVAKHKSDKHCKGINSWTHLASMLFCHFSSADSVRDISNGLRSTTGNLNHLGVGRAPSKSNISYINKHRTHELFKDLYFSLLDKLWQKDTHLRKDLTQLKRKVYLMDASIIPLCLSVFDWAKFRSTKGAVKLHTVLDYDGCLPVFMQITDGKVHESQRAGSYSFSKGSVVVVDRGYVDYNWLGDLDSRGCYFVTRSKTNMKYNVIKSYQSEALLEKGIIKDEIIELSGPSADRYNSKPLRLIHFWDSSTDNQYHFLTNNIQWKASLVANIYKQRWQIEIFFKHLKQRLKISSFVGTSENAVMIQIWTSLIGILLLKYLQKKAKYDWNLSNLVGFIRMNIFVKINIWQWIDDPFIRPPVKGKNGQLQIFSD; encoded by the coding sequence ATGGTAAATTTAAACGTTTTTAGTCAGATTTTATCACTTATCGACCGCGAATTATTCAAGGTTTTGGTTGCTAAGCACAAGAGTGACAAACATTGTAAAGGGATCAACAGCTGGACGCATCTTGCTAGCATGTTGTTTTGCCATTTTTCTTCTGCAGATTCAGTTCGTGATATCAGTAATGGCTTACGTAGTACGACTGGTAATTTGAACCATTTAGGTGTTGGTAGAGCACCCAGCAAGTCCAATATTTCCTATATCAACAAGCACCGCACCCATGAACTCTTTAAAGATCTGTACTTTTCGCTATTAGATAAGCTATGGCAAAAGGATACCCATTTGCGCAAAGATCTAACGCAATTAAAGCGCAAGGTTTATCTGATGGATGCCAGTATCATCCCTTTATGTTTATCTGTATTTGACTGGGCTAAATTTAGAAGCACCAAAGGTGCTGTAAAACTGCACACTGTGCTGGATTATGATGGATGTCTTCCTGTTTTCATGCAGATTACAGACGGGAAAGTTCATGAAAGCCAGCGTGCGGGTAGCTATAGTTTTTCCAAAGGAAGCGTTGTAGTGGTGGATAGAGGTTATGTGGATTACAACTGGCTCGGGGATTTGGACAGCAGAGGTTGTTATTTTGTTACCAGGAGTAAAACTAACATGAAGTACAACGTTATCAAGTCATACCAGAGTGAAGCACTCCTTGAAAAGGGAATCATTAAAGATGAGATCATTGAGCTTTCTGGTCCATCAGCAGATAGATACAACTCTAAACCATTACGCTTGATTCACTTTTGGGACAGCAGCACAGACAACCAGTACCACTTTCTGACAAATAATATCCAATGGAAGGCATCACTAGTAGCTAACATTTATAAACAGCGATGGCAGATCGAGATTTTCTTCAAGCATCTGAAGCAACGCTTAAAAATATCATCTTTTGTGGGTACTTCTGAAAATGCGGTCATGATCCAAATATGGACTTCGTTGATTGGAATATTACTGCTCAAATACCTTCAGAAGAAGGCTAAATACGATTGGAATCTGTCTAACTTGGTCGGGTTTATCAGGATGAATATATTCGTGAAAATAAATATATGGCAATGGATAGATGATCCTTTTATCAGGCCACCAGTTAAGGGTAAAAATGGACAGCTACAGATATTCTCAGACTAA
- a CDS encoding LytR/AlgR family response regulator transcription factor, with protein MARIFIVEDEATIREELIFLVGARAEDQIVGACGSIREAILLLPSAIPDIVLMDIELSDGQSFEIIKKLPATPFQVIFITAYEHYAIRAIKAGALDYLLKPVKQTQIYEALDRAKKIPNVLNAIQKEILLDKKSTMLVLRTLSETFFVRHSDILYCKGDGGYTTFFLEDGREITTSNTLKEYEMLLPEALFLRVHKSYLIRLNLIISYHHDGFVILKDGTRIPVSTRKKDLLMQKMTINHV; from the coding sequence ATGGCTAGGATTTTTATAGTTGAGGATGAAGCGACAATACGTGAGGAGTTAATATTTCTTGTCGGGGCTCGTGCTGAAGATCAAATTGTAGGTGCTTGCGGTTCCATACGAGAAGCCATATTGTTACTCCCTTCGGCTATTCCAGATATTGTACTTATGGACATTGAATTGTCTGATGGACAAAGTTTCGAAATTATTAAAAAACTACCTGCCACACCATTTCAAGTGATTTTTATAACTGCTTATGAGCATTATGCAATACGAGCAATCAAAGCTGGAGCACTGGATTACTTATTGAAACCTGTAAAGCAAACACAAATTTATGAAGCTTTAGATAGAGCCAAGAAGATCCCTAATGTTTTGAACGCCATACAGAAGGAAATTCTATTGGATAAAAAATCGACGATGCTGGTATTGAGAACACTCAGTGAGACGTTTTTCGTTCGGCACTCAGATATTTTATATTGTAAGGGAGATGGTGGATATACCACCTTCTTTCTTGAAGATGGTAGAGAGATAACAACAAGTAATACACTTAAGGAATATGAGATGCTATTACCGGAAGCCTTATTCCTAAGAGTGCACAAATCTTACTTGATCCGGCTAAACCTCATCATTTCTTATCATCATGATGGTTTTGTTATATTAAAAGATGGTACGCGGATTCCAGTTTCCACTCGTAAGAAAGACTTGCTTATGCAGAAAATGACAATTAACCATGTTTGA
- a CDS encoding serine hydrolase domain-containing protein has product MKNLFLIFVLPTLLFSGIKQTGTDETSEKNSTAIAINDTLTKNLKGAYKKGAIIGFSVSMVNEKELIYNKGFGFTDFKQNNAYTSNTIQNIASISKTLIGISLFKAQELGKLNINDPINKYLTFRIVNPNHPEVPILIKHLAYHTSSITDLDEIYAKSYVLTKNEHEDNEGVYDYFNKAETNIPLSDFIQNSLTENGKWYIKNSFSNAKPGEKREYSNIAAALCALVIESATGQDYRSFTKENILKPLKMNFSGWSSKDIDITMRSRLFANKEKMIADYSLITYADGGFLTSSSDLGLFLSELIKGYGGNGLLLNKESYKKLFEKYNLSDDEKSGDYGVFVEFRNGFLNIKSDIIGHNGSDPGVFTAMYFNPKTKIGKIVLVNTDTDFSDDVWPEIEEIWKSLSDYENTLNK; this is encoded by the coding sequence ATGAAAAATCTATTTTTAATATTTGTACTTCCAACATTACTATTTTCCGGTATAAAACAAACCGGAACCGATGAAACAAGCGAAAAAAATAGTACTGCAATAGCAATAAATGACACACTAACTAAAAACTTAAAAGGAGCTTACAAAAAAGGAGCGATAATTGGATTTTCAGTTTCGATGGTAAATGAAAAGGAATTGATTTACAATAAAGGATTTGGATTTACAGATTTTAAGCAAAATAATGCATACACCTCAAATACAATTCAAAACATCGCATCAATATCCAAAACACTCATAGGTATATCCTTATTTAAAGCACAGGAATTGGGTAAATTAAATATAAATGACCCTATCAATAAATATCTCACTTTCAGGATTGTCAATCCAAATCATCCTGAAGTTCCAATCCTGATCAAACATTTGGCTTATCATACCTCTTCAATTACTGACCTTGATGAAATTTATGCAAAATCATATGTTCTGACAAAAAACGAACACGAGGATAATGAAGGTGTTTACGACTATTTTAACAAAGCCGAAACTAATATTCCATTATCAGACTTCATCCAAAATAGTCTCACTGAAAATGGAAAATGGTATATAAAAAACTCGTTTTCAAATGCAAAACCAGGAGAAAAACGTGAATACTCCAATATAGCAGCTGCTCTTTGTGCTTTAGTAATAGAATCTGCAACTGGACAAGACTATCGTTCGTTTACTAAAGAAAATATCCTAAAACCATTAAAAATGAATTTCTCAGGCTGGTCCTCAAAAGATATTGACATTACAATGCGTTCCAGATTGTTCGCAAACAAGGAAAAGATGATTGCCGATTATTCGCTTATAACCTATGCTGATGGCGGATTTTTAACATCGAGTAGCGATTTAGGATTATTTTTATCAGAATTAATAAAAGGTTATGGTGGAAATGGACTACTATTAAACAAAGAGAGTTATAAGAAACTTTTTGAAAAATATAACCTTTCGGATGACGAAAAAAGTGGAGATTATGGGGTTTTTGTCGAATTTCGTAATGGTTTTTTAAATATTAAAAGTGATATAATAGGCCATAATGGTTCGGACCCGGGCGTATTTACAGCTATGTATTTTAATCCTAAAACCAAAATTGGCAAAATCGTACTAGTTAATACAGATACGGATTTTAGTGATGATGTTTGGCCCGAAATAGAAGAGATTTGGAAATCATTATCAGACTACGAAAATACATTGAATAAATAA
- a CDS encoding sensor histidine kinase yields the protein MFNRVKISKQPGEEVSHLKQLTKIHHLDSTILSQIYFYLSYDLHADKQDSASIEAIKKSLDVLPLSQKNGLQAAISSYWIGYLEEKKEHYYAATYYYTQAAHLIDQGNLRLHFPKSSSHILFFAAELNRHNNRPELAARFARKSIELLNGDTSAVAKDLSVAANLILSMGHSDNNGLTNDSVRLYLNRAFRIKEQTKRASLDYNYNLAKAQIFYDSKKWDSALYYQLEAHKSDTTNAFGNYNNLLGLYINMNRLSDAHKAEQEVTKRLHEADADDYLIYLENKIAFAIARGDYKTAQSGFKEYIRKRKDREENENRKATNEISSLYKMIQKDQQIGTLTENIDNVTTQLNFNKLWLLIIVLFSLLLLIVLLLLILDLRRKKLLAENRRVSDLNSKLELEQRLLRSQMDPHFIFNCLAGIRALVRKEQIQDTLIYLDLFSVLMREKLTAANERDIDLKSEIGFLENYLQLQQIRLPGKFDYVFELADDVTDMIDEIEIPAMLIQPFLENAILHGFKSVTYKGHIRITITVHNELLTVTILDNGCGIGAKNIQTHTSRATQIVRERIQFLQTASYSMASLSIGPIENASGTIVILQIPV from the coding sequence TTGTTCAACCGAGTAAAAATCAGTAAACAGCCGGGAGAAGAAGTATCGCACTTAAAACAACTTACCAAAATCCATCATCTCGATAGTACAATCCTTAGTCAAATTTATTTTTATTTAAGTTATGATTTGCATGCGGATAAGCAAGATTCGGCATCAATCGAAGCAATTAAAAAGTCTCTCGATGTATTACCTTTATCTCAGAAGAATGGGCTTCAGGCTGCTATCAGTTCTTATTGGATAGGGTATTTAGAAGAAAAAAAAGAACATTATTATGCCGCAACCTATTATTACACTCAGGCTGCACATCTCATTGACCAGGGGAACCTACGTCTTCATTTTCCCAAATCTTCTTCTCATATTTTGTTTTTTGCGGCAGAATTAAACAGGCATAATAACAGACCTGAACTAGCAGCGAGGTTTGCACGAAAATCGATTGAATTATTAAACGGAGATACATCTGCAGTTGCAAAAGACTTGTCTGTAGCTGCCAACTTGATTCTATCAATGGGGCACTCAGACAATAATGGTCTAACAAATGATTCTGTACGATTATATTTAAATAGAGCTTTCAGAATAAAAGAACAAACGAAACGGGCTAGTCTCGATTACAATTACAATTTAGCAAAAGCACAGATATTTTATGATAGTAAAAAATGGGATTCTGCACTTTATTACCAATTAGAAGCGCATAAATCAGATACAACCAACGCATTTGGGAATTACAATAACCTACTCGGGCTTTATATCAATATGAATCGCCTATCAGATGCACATAAAGCAGAACAGGAAGTTACTAAAAGACTCCATGAGGCTGATGCGGACGATTATCTTATTTATTTGGAAAATAAAATTGCTTTTGCTATTGCTCGCGGTGATTATAAAACAGCACAATCAGGATTTAAAGAATATATTCGAAAAAGAAAAGACCGGGAGGAGAATGAAAATCGAAAGGCCACGAACGAAATATCTTCTTTGTATAAAATGATTCAAAAGGATCAACAGATCGGAACATTAACTGAAAATATTGATAATGTAACAACTCAATTGAACTTTAATAAGCTTTGGCTCCTTATTATTGTACTTTTTTCACTTTTGTTGTTGATCGTATTATTGTTGTTGATATTGGATCTAAGAAGAAAAAAATTGCTAGCTGAAAACAGACGCGTATCAGATTTGAATAGTAAATTAGAACTGGAACAGCGATTACTGAGAAGTCAAATGGATCCTCATTTTATTTTCAATTGCCTTGCTGGTATCCGTGCTTTAGTTCGTAAAGAACAAATTCAAGACACATTGATTTATCTGGATTTATTCTCGGTCTTAATGCGCGAAAAACTTACTGCAGCCAATGAACGAGATATTGACCTCAAATCTGAAATTGGTTTTTTGGAAAATTACTTACAGTTGCAGCAAATCCGATTGCCCGGTAAATTCGACTACGTATTTGAGTTGGCTGACGATGTCACTGATATGATTGATGAAATCGAGATACCAGCAATGCTTATCCAGCCATTTTTGGAGAATGCAATCTTACATGGATTTAAAAGTGTTACTTACAAAGGTCATATCAGAATCACCATCACAGTTCATAATGAGCTCTTAACAGTGACCATCCTTGACAATGGATGTGGGATAGGTGCCAAAAATATTCAGACTCATACTTCTCGCGCTACTCAGATTGTGCGTGAGAGGATACAGTTTTTACAGACTGCAAGTTATAGCATGGCTAGTTTATCAATTGGTCCTATCGAAAATGCATCAGGAACAATTGTTATATTACAGATCCCAGTGTGA